Proteins found in one Etheostoma spectabile isolate EspeVRDwgs_2016 chromosome 14, UIUC_Espe_1.0, whole genome shotgun sequence genomic segment:
- the ciarta gene encoding circadian associated repressor of transcription a, whose product MNSLGSSSKWPSSDSLTSTSSFLLSESEQTEDEADVFSEGEGDSGIRKSLSGDEGITLSGGYLKFPPHSDQLHSMSKSDQPEHCPDEAKRLNPASFSGAATLGSSSATPGDLAFAQKCADLRRFIGPLLELLHGLNTGRYNRGLSSFQQSVAIDRLQRILGILQKPEMGEKYLQNLLQIEMMLKIWFPRVAFQPMDIQSKTFTPRVRPHWRQNQLHMPVKKRKLSLSENNNSSEVLTKKKHFQHEKHWSCQAATPLDTVSTRLPGSSKKPRAPEDETVEGSRTTEHEFTYSTGTLSRPLYLCSKRENKTRKQSAISLPSSCEIPATQDSSVSSSDIITTTTDSP is encoded by the exons ATGAATTCATTGGGCAGTTCTTCCAAATGGCCATCTTCTGACTCGCTGACCTCCACCTCAAGCTTTCTCCTCAGTGAGAGTGAGCAGACTGAGGATGAAGCAGACGTCTTCTCTGAGGGAGAAGGGGACAGTGGAATAAGAAAGTCCCTCTCAGGCGATGAAGGAATCACACTCTCTGGAGGTTACCTTAAATTTCCACCACATTCAGATCAGCTGCACTCAATGTCTAAGAGCGACCAGCCTGAACACTGCCCTGATGAAGCTAAGCGTCTCAACCCAGCCTCTTTTTCTGGAGCTGCCACATTAGGCTCATCTTCAGCAACACCAGGAGACCTGGCCTTTGCTCAGAAA TGTGCAGATTTGCGGAGGTTTATCGGCCCTTTGCTTGAGCTTCTCCATGGACTAAATACTGGACGGTATAACAGAG GTCTATCCAGTTTCCAGCAGAGTGTTGCAATAGACAGATTACAGAGGATTCTTGGAATTCTACAGAAGCCTGAAATGGG TGAGAAATACCTCCAAAACCTGCTGCAGATAGAGATGATGCTCAAAATATGGTTTCCTCGGGTGGCATTTCAGCCCATGGATATACAGAGCAAGACCTTCACTCCCAGAGTTCGACCACACTGGCGCCAAAACCAGCTCCACATGCCAGTTAAG AAGAGAAAACTGAGCTTGTCAGAGAACAACAACTCCAGTGAAGTCCTGACCAAGAAAAAGCACTttcaacatgaaaaacattggagCTGCCAGGCTGCGACTCCACTTGACACTGTTTCGACACGTCTACCTGGATCATCTAAAAAACCGAGAGCTCCAGAGGATGAAACAGTTGAGGGCAGCCGTACAACTGAACATGAGTTTACATACAGCACTGGCACTTTAAGCAGGCCGTTATATTTATGTAGCAAGAGAGAAAATAAGACTCGGAAGCAGTCTGCGATTTCTCTGCCCTCGTCTTGTGAAATCCCAGCTACACAGGACAGCTCAGTGTCCTCAAGTGACATCATAACAACTACAACTGACTCACCTTAG